A genomic window from Hypomesus transpacificus isolate Combined female unplaced genomic scaffold, fHypTra1 scaffold_131, whole genome shotgun sequence includes:
- the LOC124488286 gene encoding uncharacterized protein LOC124488286 isoform X2: MSTSAAPPRRTLVERGAEAMPIPTGAGNEMLETVLTHKQLLATYFYVRCLLDEAEQRAKADRIPRPHDDITDVQAGFQSAVVSLQVQGVGSTSIDSLNRRPMSTGETLQEQPNKLPDGGVDARVYLLTEKGLKDLVRDVGKGARKECKKGKQSSTIPLPTASCDPPTGQEDWPPPYEWGNGGQRAMTEAMLSRGNPTLQQGKKERSCWGCERHGHFKQSCPGRRQNDTPVRVPVKEGCGQPPRARK, from the exons ATGAGTACTAGCGCTGCCCCACCCAGAAGGACTTTGgttgagaggggggcagaggcaaTGCCAATTCCAACAGGGGCAGGTAATGAAATGCTGGAAACTGTTTTGACCCACAAACAACTTTTAGCAACATACTTCTACGTAAGATGTCTGCTGGATGAAGCCGAGCAGCGTGCCAAGGCTGACAGGATCCCAAGACcacatgatgacatcactgatgtCCAAGCTGGGTTCCAGTCTGCAGTAGTGAGCCTTCAGGTACAGGGAGTGGGAAGTACATCAATTGACTCTCTTAACAGGCGTCCTATGTCCACTGGAGAGACCCTCCAGGAGCAGCCCAACAAGCTCCCAGATGGGGGTGTCGACGCAAGGGTGTATCTACTGACTGAAAAAGGACTGAAGGACCTCGTGAGAGACGTTGGAAAAGGAGCTCGCAAAGAATGCAAGAAAGGAAAACAATCTTCGACCATCCCCCTTCCAACTGCCTCATGCGATCCACCTACTGGCCAGGAAGATTGGCCGCCCCCTTACGAATGGGGGAatggaggtcaaagggcaaTGACAGAGGCCATGCTGTCCCGAGGAAACCCCACCCTGCAACAAGGTAAAAAAGAACGGAGTTGCTGGGGATGTGAACGACATGGACACTTTAAGCAGTCCTGCCCCGGCCGAAGACAGAATGACACCCCAGTTAGAGTTCCAGTGAAAGAGGGCTGTGGGCAGCCACCTAGAGCAAG Gaagtag
- the LOC124488286 gene encoding uncharacterized protein LOC124488286 isoform X1, with amino-acid sequence MSTSAAPPRRTLVERGAEAMPIPTGAGNEMLETVLTHKQLLATYFYVRCLLDEAEQRAKADRIPRPHDDITDVQAGFQSAVVSLQVQGVGSTSIDSLNRRPMSTGETLQEQPNKLPDGGVDARVYLLTEKGLKDLVRDVGKGARKECKKGKQSSTIPLPTASCDPPTGQEDWPPPYEWGNGGQRAMTEAMLSRGNPTLQQGKKERSCWGCERHGHFKQSCPGRRQNDTPVRVPVKEGCGQPPRARQFLFQEPSGLSDLLWWTGLKQESHRYELCDGGKGG; translated from the exons ATGAGTACTAGCGCTGCCCCACCCAGAAGGACTTTGgttgagaggggggcagaggcaaTGCCAATTCCAACAGGGGCAGGTAATGAAATGCTGGAAACTGTTTTGACCCACAAACAACTTTTAGCAACATACTTCTACGTAAGATGTCTGCTGGATGAAGCCGAGCAGCGTGCCAAGGCTGACAGGATCCCAAGACcacatgatgacatcactgatgtCCAAGCTGGGTTCCAGTCTGCAGTAGTGAGCCTTCAGGTACAGGGAGTGGGAAGTACATCAATTGACTCTCTTAACAGGCGTCCTATGTCCACTGGAGAGACCCTCCAGGAGCAGCCCAACAAGCTCCCAGATGGGGGTGTCGACGCAAGGGTGTATCTACTGACTGAAAAAGGACTGAAGGACCTCGTGAGAGACGTTGGAAAAGGAGCTCGCAAAGAATGCAAGAAAGGAAAACAATCTTCGACCATCCCCCTTCCAACTGCCTCATGCGATCCACCTACTGGCCAGGAAGATTGGCCGCCCCCTTACGAATGGGGGAatggaggtcaaagggcaaTGACAGAGGCCATGCTGTCCCGAGGAAACCCCACCCTGCAACAAGGTAAAAAAGAACGGAGTTGCTGGGGATGTGAACGACATGGACACTTTAAGCAGTCCTGCCCCGGCCGAAGACAGAATGACACCCCAGTTAGAGTTCCAGTGAAAGAGGGCTGTGGGCAGCCACCTAGAGCAAG ACAATTTTTGTTTCAGGAACCCAGTGGTTTGAGTGATTTGCTGTGGTGGACAGGACTAAAACAG gaatcgcatagatatgaactatgcgatggggggaaggggggatag
- the LOC124488276 gene encoding uncharacterized protein LOC124488276 isoform X3 codes for MVVIAGSEKKHTEVPNTVDDGQQITRKNLQRSAHWKIKVFEVYLEYCNRKESHITSSAQQEAAQLHILTLLEHIKQQQMQLAAAVNSLAARVGTETPVAEMPDNMSFPLATMSEVEELEEWLKDSRNSHAKQNMKL; via the exons ATGGTTGTTATAGCAGGAAGTGAGAAGAAGCACACAGAAGTCCCCAACACTGTTGATGATGGGCAGCAGATCACCAGGAAGAATCTTCAACGCTCTGCTCACTGGAAAATAAAAGTa TTTGAGGTTTATCTGGAATACTGTAACAGAAAGGAGTCACACATCACGTCTTCAGCACAACAGGAAG CGGCTCAGCTGCACATCCTGACCCTGCTGGAACACATCAAGCAGCAACAAATGCAACTTGCTGCTGCTGTCAACAGTCTTGCTGCAAGAGTGGGTACAGAAACTCCAGTGGCTGAGATGCCGGACAATATGAGTTTCCCACTGGCCACCATGTCTGaagtggaggagttggaggagtgGCTGAAAGACTCAAGGAATTCTCATGCTAAGCAAAACATG AAGCTGTAA
- the LOC124488276 gene encoding uncharacterized protein LOC124488276 isoform X1 has protein sequence MVVIAGSEKKHTEVPNTVDDGQQITRKNLQRSAHWKIKVFEVYLEYCNRKESHITSSAQQEAAQLHILTLLEHIKQQQMQLAAAVNSLAARVGTETPVAEMPDNMSFPLATMSEVEELEEWLKDSRNSHAKQNMISALGAVGGQNTKRISWNVLSKIFSDTVAKRINWKGVNGKKCFKEMLTRTLLIKAVRKNHQSAPDSEIDSCAIRWFNLASDRGGGRKDRAMAKETS, from the exons ATGGTTGTTATAGCAGGAAGTGAGAAGAAGCACACAGAAGTCCCCAACACTGTTGATGATGGGCAGCAGATCACCAGGAAGAATCTTCAACGCTCTGCTCACTGGAAAATAAAAGTa TTTGAGGTTTATCTGGAATACTGTAACAGAAAGGAGTCACACATCACGTCTTCAGCACAACAGGAAG CGGCTCAGCTGCACATCCTGACCCTGCTGGAACACATCAAGCAGCAACAAATGCAACTTGCTGCTGCTGTCAACAGTCTTGCTGCAAGAGTGGGTACAGAAACTCCAGTGGCTGAGATGCCGGACAATATGAGTTTCCCACTGGCCACCATGTCTGaagtggaggagttggaggagtgGCTGAAAGACTCAAGGAATTCTCATGCTAAGCAAAACATG ATTTCTGCGCTTGGTGCAGTAGGAGGACAGAACACCAAGAGAATATCCTGGAATGTTCTATCAAAGATTTTCTCTGACACAGTGGCCAAAAGAATTAATTGGAAAGGAGTAAATGGCAAAAAATGTTTCAAAGAAATGCTCACGAGAACTCTATTAATCA AAGCTGTAAGGAAGAATCATCAGAGTGCACCGGACAGTGAGATTGACTCTTGCGCCATAAGATGGTTCAACCTGGCATCTGACAGGGGAGGCGGCCGCAAAGACAGGGCGATGGCCAAGGAGACCTCTTAG
- the LOC124488276 gene encoding uncharacterized protein LOC124488276 isoform X2, producing the protein MLPSPPHHFSAGHRPDLRRQSDRACDTAPMSLVDTPTRLPSSPVWRISATPLSENGQDHLFVPSFRLGKTGTGPVPCSAAQLHILTLLEHIKQQQMQLAAAVNSLAARVGTETPVAEMPDNMSFPLATMSEVEELEEWLKDSRNSHAKQNMKL; encoded by the exons ATGCTTCCAAGTCCTCCACACCACTTCTCTGCTGGACATCGTCCAGATTTGAGGAGGCAATCTGACCGTGCTTGTGACACAG CTCCAATGTCACTGGTTGACACCCCTACGCGTCTGCCCTCAAGTCCTGTGTGGCGGATCTCTGCCACCCCTCTGTCAGAAAATGGCCAAGACCACCTTTTCGTTCCTAGCTTTAGACTGGGGAAGACCGGCACTGGACCTGTTCCTTGCTCTG CGGCTCAGCTGCACATCCTGACCCTGCTGGAACACATCAAGCAGCAACAAATGCAACTTGCTGCTGCTGTCAACAGTCTTGCTGCAAGAGTGGGTACAGAAACTCCAGTGGCTGAGATGCCGGACAATATGAGTTTCCCACTGGCCACCATGTCTGaagtggaggagttggaggagtgGCTGAAAGACTCAAGGAATTCTCATGCTAAGCAAAACATG AAGCTGTAA